A single Lolium perenne isolate Kyuss_39 chromosome 6, Kyuss_2.0, whole genome shotgun sequence DNA region contains:
- the LOC127325937 gene encoding proline-rich receptor-like protein kinase PERK8 isoform X3, whose protein sequence is MWRCAMLSRRSRPGVHPALGFKEPKDGAVVRILDSLTFNNVDLTNDVQPRMSQMFNVSNTVGIRQFQRMAFDSQDYSSGYTHSKINVGLILCMRLLLL, encoded by the exons ATGTGGAGATGTGCCATGTTATCAAGGCGGTCGCGGCCGGGCGTGCATCCGGCACTCGGCTTCAAGGAGCCCAAAGATGGGGCAG TTGTTAGGATTCTAGACAGCCTGACCTTCAACAATGTGGACTTGACCAACGACGTGCAACCTAGGATGAGCCAGATGTTCAATGTCTCGAACACGGTGGGCATCAGGCAGTTCCAGAGGATGGCCTTCGACAGCCAGGATTACAGCTCTGGGTATACCCACTCCAAAATTAATGTTGGTCTGATTCTATG CATGAGGTTACTTCTGCTATAG
- the LOC127325937 gene encoding proline-rich receptor-like protein kinase PERK8 isoform X1: protein MWRCAMLSRRSRPGVHPALGFKEPKDGAVVRILDSLTFNNVDLTNDVQPRMSQMFNVSNTVGIRQFQRMAFDSQDYSSGYTHSKINVGLILWLVGLILCMRLLLL, encoded by the exons ATGTGGAGATGTGCCATGTTATCAAGGCGGTCGCGGCCGGGCGTGCATCCGGCACTCGGCTTCAAGGAGCCCAAAGATGGGGCAG TTGTTAGGATTCTAGACAGCCTGACCTTCAACAATGTGGACTTGACCAACGACGTGCAACCTAGGATGAGCCAGATGTTCAATGTCTCGAACACGGTGGGCATCAGGCAGTTCCAGAGGATGGCCTTCGACAGCCAGGATTACAGCTCTGGGTATACCCACTCCAAAATTAATGTTGGTCTGATTCTATGGTTAGTTGGTCTGATTCTATG CATGAGGTTACTTCTGCTATAG
- the LOC127325937 gene encoding uncharacterized protein isoform X2, producing the protein MWRCAMLSRRSRPGVHPALGFKEPKDGADSLTFNNVDLTNDVQPRMSQMFNVSNTVGIRQFQRMAFDSQDYSSGYTHSKINVGLILWLVGLILCMRLLLL; encoded by the exons ATGTGGAGATGTGCCATGTTATCAAGGCGGTCGCGGCCGGGCGTGCATCCGGCACTCGGCTTCAAGGAGCCCAAAGATGGGGCAG ACAGCCTGACCTTCAACAATGTGGACTTGACCAACGACGTGCAACCTAGGATGAGCCAGATGTTCAATGTCTCGAACACGGTGGGCATCAGGCAGTTCCAGAGGATGGCCTTCGACAGCCAGGATTACAGCTCTGGGTATACCCACTCCAAAATTAATGTTGGTCTGATTCTATGGTTAGTTGGTCTGATTCTATG CATGAGGTTACTTCTGCTATAG
- the LOC127325937 gene encoding proline-rich receptor-like protein kinase PERK8 isoform X4, producing the protein MWRCAMLSRRSRPGVHPALGFKEPKDGAVVRILDSLTFNNVDLTNDVQPRMSQMFNVSNTVGIRQFQRMAFDSQDYSSGMRLLLL; encoded by the exons ATGTGGAGATGTGCCATGTTATCAAGGCGGTCGCGGCCGGGCGTGCATCCGGCACTCGGCTTCAAGGAGCCCAAAGATGGGGCAG TTGTTAGGATTCTAGACAGCCTGACCTTCAACAATGTGGACTTGACCAACGACGTGCAACCTAGGATGAGCCAGATGTTCAATGTCTCGAACACGGTGGGCATCAGGCAGTTCCAGAGGATGGCCTTCGACAGCCAGGATTACAGCTCTGG CATGAGGTTACTTCTGCTATAG